Proteins encoded within one genomic window of Bremerella alba:
- a CDS encoding aspartate aminotransferase family protein: MTTTEASAGTEPMSSTDTVELFQKYVVPNYVRYPVNLVRGEGSKIWDAEGKEYLDLFPGWGCNLLGHCPEMVVAAVQDQVAKLIHVPNTWHMDVQGEWAKLLADRSFGGKAFFCNSGAEANEAAIKLARLHTPDEKYKIITFLGGFHGRTYGAVTATAQPKYHQNIGPMMAGFSYAPHGDLEAVRDLVDEHTCAIMIEPIQGEGGVKLPPEGFLEGLRKIADENNLLLIFDEVQTGCGRTGEWFAYQHFGVQPDIMTLAKSLCGGVAGGALVTTSEIADSLKPGMHAATFGGNPLAARAGIAAIQQIERDGLLEKSKQVSEIFRQRLTALKDECDLIQEVRIVGMMIGLELSVDGAPAVKACLEKQLLINCTQGRVIRLLPAMNITEEEVHRGCDILSEVLKNLPTTAE; this comes from the coding sequence ATGACGACGACCGAAGCTTCCGCCGGTACCGAGCCGATGAGCTCGACGGACACTGTAGAGTTGTTCCAGAAGTACGTTGTACCCAATTACGTACGCTACCCGGTGAACCTGGTCCGCGGCGAAGGCTCGAAAATCTGGGATGCCGAAGGGAAAGAGTATCTCGACCTGTTTCCCGGCTGGGGCTGCAACTTGCTGGGCCACTGCCCTGAAATGGTCGTCGCCGCCGTGCAAGATCAGGTGGCTAAGCTGATTCATGTCCCCAACACCTGGCACATGGACGTGCAAGGCGAATGGGCCAAGCTGCTGGCCGATCGCAGCTTCGGCGGCAAAGCGTTCTTCTGCAACAGCGGAGCGGAAGCCAACGAAGCGGCCATTAAGCTGGCCCGTTTGCATACGCCAGACGAAAAATACAAGATCATCACCTTCCTTGGCGGCTTTCATGGTCGCACCTATGGAGCGGTCACTGCCACTGCCCAGCCGAAGTATCATCAGAATATCGGCCCAATGATGGCCGGGTTCAGCTATGCTCCGCACGGTGATCTAGAAGCGGTACGCGATCTGGTCGACGAGCATACGTGTGCGATCATGATCGAGCCGATCCAAGGGGAAGGCGGCGTCAAGTTGCCCCCCGAAGGCTTCCTGGAAGGTTTGCGAAAAATTGCCGACGAGAACAACCTGCTGCTGATCTTCGACGAAGTTCAAACAGGTTGCGGGCGAACCGGCGAGTGGTTCGCTTACCAGCACTTTGGCGTTCAGCCAGACATCATGACACTGGCCAAGAGCTTGTGCGGTGGTGTCGCCGGCGGTGCCCTGGTGACAACGTCGGAGATTGCCGACAGCTTGAAGCCCGGCATGCACGCGGCCACGTTTGGTGGCAACCCGCTGGCCGCCCGGGCTGGCATTGCGGCGATTCAGCAGATCGAACGGGATGGCCTGTTAGAGAAGTCCAAGCAGGTCAGCGAGATCTTCCGTCAGCGGCTAACGGCCCTGAAAGACGAGTGCGATCTGATTCAGGAAGTTCGCATTGTCGGCATGATGATCGGCCTGGAACTTTCGGTAGACGGGGCCCCAGCCGTGAAGGCCTGTCTCGAGAAGCAGCTTTTGATCAATTGCACGCAAGGACGGGTTATCCGTTTGTTGCCGGCGATGAACATCACCGAGGAAGAAGTCCATCGCGGATGCGATATCCTTTCCGAGGTGTTGAAAAACCTGCCAACTACGGCTGAGTAA
- the argB gene encoding acetylglutamate kinase → MKEAIEKADVLIEALGWIRRFRNKVTVIKLGGSVMENPDALRHCLIDIVFMETVGMRPVVIHGGGAAISRAMADAKIEPHFIQGRRYTDDATLKIVEEVLAGKVCSNITQEIEDIGGRAMSLNLDPQCVLFGERMTLPGENGEEIDLGHVGTVTEVDRATIENLCYAGQVPIIPSMCIDKKTEQKLNVNADTAANAVAEALGAEKLVFLSDVNGVRTDKDDPDTLVHSLNREKAESMIKSGQIASGMIPKVEACLETLARGVSKIHIIDGRTRHSLLLEIYTNTGVGTEIVL, encoded by the coding sequence TTGAAAGAAGCCATCGAGAAAGCGGACGTCCTGATTGAAGCCTTGGGATGGATCCGCCGCTTCCGCAACAAAGTCACCGTGATTAAATTGGGCGGAAGCGTCATGGAAAACCCCGACGCGCTGCGGCACTGTTTGATTGACATCGTCTTTATGGAAACGGTCGGCATGCGTCCGGTCGTCATCCACGGAGGCGGGGCCGCCATCAGCCGGGCCATGGCCGACGCCAAGATCGAGCCTCACTTCATTCAAGGACGCCGTTACACCGACGACGCCACGCTGAAGATTGTCGAGGAAGTTCTCGCCGGTAAAGTCTGTAGCAACATCACGCAAGAGATCGAAGACATCGGCGGCCGGGCGATGAGCCTGAACTTGGATCCGCAGTGTGTGTTGTTTGGCGAGCGGATGACCTTGCCCGGCGAAAACGGCGAAGAGATCGACCTGGGGCACGTCGGCACCGTGACCGAAGTGGACCGAGCCACGATCGAAAACCTGTGTTACGCCGGTCAGGTGCCCATCATCCCGAGCATGTGCATCGACAAGAAGACCGAGCAAAAGCTGAACGTCAACGCCGACACGGCCGCCAACGCCGTGGCCGAAGCGCTCGGGGCCGAGAAGCTGGTCTTCCTGTCCGATGTCAACGGAGTGCGTACCGACAAAGATGACCCCGACACGCTGGTCCATTCGCTGAACCGAGAGAAGGCCGAATCGATGATCAAGTCAGGCCAAATCGCTTCCGGCATGATTCCTAAGGTGGAAGCGTGCCTGGAAACCCTGGCCCGTGGAGTCAGCAAGATCCACATCATCGACGGCCGCACACGGCATTCGTTGCTGCTGGAAATTTACACGAACACCGGGGTGGGAACGGAAATCGTTTTATAG
- a CDS encoding carboxypeptidase regulatory-like domain-containing protein, with the protein MTLTRIVVLVSLCLLVGCFGSDKIAPVSGLVTLDGEPLAGAIVGFEPIAQEGDLEAGYGSYAKTDDDGHYTLRSLKNEEGALIGQHRVSVSTVVGKEGPNGEIMGLTKERVPPRYNNDTQLLIEVPRGGTDVANLALESS; encoded by the coding sequence ATGACGCTCACGCGAATCGTGGTGCTCGTATCGCTCTGCCTGTTGGTTGGCTGTTTCGGATCGGACAAGATCGCCCCAGTCTCTGGCCTAGTGACTTTGGATGGCGAACCGTTAGCCGGCGCAATCGTCGGCTTCGAGCCGATCGCTCAGGAAGGCGACCTTGAGGCCGGCTACGGCAGCTACGCCAAAACCGACGACGACGGTCACTACACGCTGCGTTCGCTGAAAAATGAGGAAGGCGCGTTGATTGGCCAGCACCGAGTATCGGTCAGTACGGTCGTCGGCAAGGAAGGCCCCAATGGCGAGATCATGGGGTTAACCAAGGAACGCGTCCCGCCCCGCTACAACAACGATACGCAGCTGCTCATCGAGGTTCCCCGAGGCGGTACCGACGTAGCAAACCTGGCGTTGGAGTCCTCGTAA
- a CDS encoding DUF1559 domain-containing protein, protein MNLSNSRTVRGFTLVELLVVIAIIGVLIALLLPAVQQAREAARRMQCSNQLKQIGLAVHNYHDTYKVFPAGSVNLNTTTAADKSLSNWAIGILPFLEQPALYEQYNQSVHNSHVDNQDVLTTILPAMLCPSDVNSEVLTQPSQLLSIDIAPGSYKGNVGRRFGGANGYFDYPPYAGSYNASQKTSIGPLHVSGVNGLGWERFATITDGSTNTLLVGEYHTKTRPDTKTFWASSHSFHNLGAAQPESYTRIPDWEACYAATGNSQHWKCYRAFGALHAAGTINFAMCDGSVTSIPQTIDNVVFEALSTISRDEVVTLP, encoded by the coding sequence ATGAACTTGTCCAACTCTCGGACGGTGCGTGGGTTCACGCTCGTCGAGCTTCTCGTCGTAATCGCGATCATAGGTGTGCTGATCGCGCTGCTGCTTCCAGCGGTGCAGCAAGCTCGCGAAGCCGCTCGTCGGATGCAGTGCAGCAACCAGCTCAAGCAGATCGGCTTGGCGGTGCACAACTATCACGACACTTACAAAGTATTTCCCGCCGGCAGTGTCAACTTAAATACGACAACGGCTGCCGATAAAAGCCTGAGCAACTGGGCCATTGGTATTCTGCCGTTTTTGGAACAGCCGGCTTTATACGAGCAATACAATCAGAGCGTCCATAACTCGCACGTCGACAATCAAGATGTTCTGACGACCATTCTGCCGGCCATGTTGTGTCCGTCAGATGTGAATTCTGAGGTCCTCACCCAGCCTAGCCAGCTCTTAAGCATCGACATCGCCCCTGGCTCGTACAAAGGAAACGTCGGGCGGCGGTTTGGTGGTGCGAACGGGTACTTCGACTATCCTCCTTATGCCGGCAGCTACAACGCTTCGCAAAAAACATCGATCGGCCCGCTGCATGTCTCGGGTGTAAACGGTTTGGGCTGGGAGCGTTTCGCCACAATTACCGACGGTTCGACCAATACCTTGCTCGTTGGCGAATATCACACCAAGACGCGACCAGACACCAAGACTTTCTGGGCCAGCTCGCACAGCTTCCATAACCTGGGTGCCGCGCAGCCCGAGTCTTACACGCGTATCCCCGACTGGGAGGCATGTTACGCGGCAACCGGCAACAGTCAGCACTGGAAGTGTTATCGGGCATTCGGCGCCCTGCATGCCGCCGGAACGATCAACTTTGCAATGTGCGATGGTTCGGTTACGAGCATTCCGCAGACGATCGACAATGTGGTCTTCGAGGCGCTCTCTACGATCAGCCGAGACGAAGTCGTTACGTTGCCGTAG
- a CDS encoding peroxiredoxin-like family protein codes for MTHYASSIPAPQVNLIAEDGQQVPLAHLYAQRPLLLQFSRHLGCVFCVDHAKQLLKHYETFAKHNLGVALVIMGKADEAKKFREALKLTFPVYADPDQSVYQAFEVPRGNVWQVAGPHLWWEGLQALKRSGIGRPRGDLMQLSGTYLIDTNGQIVWNYRPSSSAEFPNVDEILVAADTLSPIADA; via the coding sequence ATGACTCACTACGCCTCGTCCATTCCGGCTCCCCAAGTCAATTTGATCGCTGAAGATGGCCAGCAAGTCCCTTTGGCCCACCTATACGCACAGCGTCCGCTGCTTCTGCAATTCTCGCGGCACCTGGGGTGTGTCTTTTGTGTCGATCACGCTAAACAATTGCTCAAGCATTACGAGACATTCGCCAAGCATAATCTGGGCGTGGCCCTGGTCATCATGGGCAAAGCGGACGAAGCCAAGAAGTTTCGTGAAGCACTAAAACTAACTTTTCCGGTATATGCCGACCCCGACCAAAGCGTCTATCAGGCGTTTGAAGTGCCTCGAGGCAATGTGTGGCAAGTCGCCGGACCGCATCTTTGGTGGGAAGGTCTCCAAGCCCTCAAGCGTAGTGGTATCGGTCGCCCACGCGGCGACTTGATGCAGCTTTCCGGCACATACCTCATCGACACCAATGGCCAGATAGTCTGGAACTACCGACCATCTTCATCGGCCGAGTTTCCGAATGTCGACGAAATCTTAGTCGCCGCCGACACCCTCTCGCCTATCGCGGATGCTTAA
- a CDS encoding MATE family efflux transporter, with protein MSMTQLEETAPRTSMTSKGDLRAVMTIATPALAEQFLEFCVGTADTYLAGNCLSAENSVPAVAAVGLMAYTCWMIFVICASIGIGATAVVARNIGAGNWQDAELATEQAISLGMILSLITTVVLWFLADNYIAAMQLEGQAYDMALLYLRILIPAIPGFMMIAITTACLHGAGDTVTGLIVMAIVNVLNLVISAALAIGWGPIPTLGWSGIAIGTAVSHAIGGLLLLAILFQGRAHLKVQWRGMWPNIERMRRLLRVGLPGGLNDAIVLSSHLWYLGIINSLGTTQAAAHGLAIRLESPGFLAAWAFAVAASSLTGQHLGASNPGRATRATLVSLIICVVLLSAYSLMIIGGGEWVTALFLGFPKEGTTAYATSESVLRILWIMAACLPFYAVFTVISGSLRGAGDTTWPLLITFIGFLLIRMPFTYWLAWEAIEIPFTGIALSGIGWGLTGAWAAMLLDNVTRMVLILLRYWHGAWTRIEV; from the coding sequence ATGTCGATGACGCAGCTCGAAGAGACGGCCCCGCGAACGTCCATGACGTCGAAAGGGGACCTGCGCGCCGTGATGACGATTGCCACACCGGCGCTTGCCGAGCAGTTCCTGGAGTTCTGCGTCGGCACGGCGGATACCTATCTGGCCGGTAACTGTTTGTCGGCTGAGAACTCGGTACCGGCCGTGGCTGCCGTCGGTTTGATGGCCTACACCTGCTGGATGATATTCGTCATCTGCGCGTCGATCGGCATCGGAGCGACGGCGGTGGTGGCCCGCAACATCGGGGCTGGTAACTGGCAGGACGCCGAGCTTGCCACCGAACAGGCCATTTCCCTGGGCATGATCCTAAGCTTGATCACGACGGTGGTGCTTTGGTTTCTGGCCGACAACTATATTGCCGCGATGCAGCTCGAAGGTCAGGCCTACGACATGGCCCTCTTGTACCTTCGTATTCTGATTCCCGCGATACCAGGCTTCATGATGATCGCGATCACGACTGCCTGTCTTCACGGTGCCGGCGATACGGTGACCGGCCTGATCGTGATGGCGATCGTCAACGTTTTAAATCTCGTGATCAGCGCCGCTTTGGCGATCGGCTGGGGCCCGATACCCACACTTGGCTGGAGTGGTATCGCGATCGGAACGGCCGTCAGTCATGCCATTGGCGGGCTGCTTCTTCTGGCGATCCTGTTTCAAGGAAGGGCTCATCTGAAAGTTCAGTGGCGCGGTATGTGGCCGAATATAGAAAGAATGCGGCGACTGCTGCGGGTCGGATTGCCTGGCGGCTTGAACGATGCCATCGTGCTTAGCTCGCATCTTTGGTACCTGGGCATCATCAATAGTCTGGGCACAACGCAAGCGGCCGCCCATGGGCTGGCCATTCGTTTAGAGTCTCCTGGCTTCCTGGCAGCCTGGGCATTTGCCGTGGCCGCGTCGTCGTTAACAGGACAGCATTTAGGGGCCAGCAACCCAGGCCGAGCAACCCGAGCGACGCTCGTATCGCTGATCATTTGTGTTGTGTTGCTCTCAGCGTACTCGCTGATGATTATCGGCGGCGGCGAGTGGGTTACCGCCCTTTTTCTAGGCTTCCCGAAAGAAGGGACCACGGCTTATGCGACCAGCGAATCCGTGCTGAGAATTCTGTGGATCATGGCCGCATGCTTGCCGTTTTATGCCGTGTTCACGGTGATCAGTGGCTCGCTGCGCGGGGCAGGCGATACGACTTGGCCGCTGCTGATTACGTTCATCGGATTCCTGCTGATCCGCATGCCGTTTACCTATTGGTTGGCATGGGAAGCCATCGAGATCCCTTTCACCGGCATCGCCCTGAGCGGCATCGGCTGGGGCCTGACCGGTGCCTGGGCCGCCATGCTGTTGGATAACGTTACCCGAATGGTTCTCATCCTGCTGCGTTACTGGCATGGGGCATGGACGCGGATTGAGGTTTAG
- a CDS encoding ribbon-helix-helix domain-containing protein, whose protein sequence is MNVEIPSNKKAFIQSLVTSGRFESNADAMTEAIRLLEAREKLRAEVNKGIEQLKPGEVLEEDEVFLDILAELNDLERSQSENS, encoded by the coding sequence ATGAACGTAGAAATACCGAGCAACAAGAAGGCCTTCATTCAAAGTCTGGTCACCAGCGGACGATTTGAATCGAACGCCGACGCAATGACAGAAGCAATTCGTCTCCTGGAAGCACGCGAGAAGTTGCGTGCTGAAGTCAATAAAGGAATCGAACAGCTTAAGCCTGGAGAAGTTCTTGAAGAAGACGAAGTATTCCTTGATATTCTTGCAGAGTTGAACGATCTCGAGCGTTCACAGTCTGAGAACTCGTAG
- a CDS encoding type II toxin-antitoxin system RelE/ParE family toxin, producing MRDIALYIARDNVPASKRWVLAIKNKCKLLAKYPEMGESRDDLGAGIRLSSYKNYGIYFLRTERGVEIARIIRGDRNVITL from the coding sequence ATCCGCGATATCGCTCTATATATTGCTCGCGACAATGTGCCGGCTTCCAAGAGATGGGTACTGGCAATCAAGAATAAATGCAAGCTCTTGGCCAAGTATCCTGAAATGGGTGAAAGCCGCGATGATCTGGGCGCTGGTATTCGCCTATCCTCTTACAAAAACTATGGCATCTACTTCCTGAGGACAGAACGAGGCGTTGAAATCGCACGCATTATCCGCGGCGACCGAAATGTTATAACCCTCTAA
- a CDS encoding FAD-dependent oxidoreductase: protein MEKKRIVILGGGFGGVYTASELLRRLKRFHKANLDVEVILVSEENYITFQPLLPEVVSGAIEQLHVISPIRRTAPGVVLYTRQVEKIDVVNKTVQLAPGRVPRSETLHYDHLVVALGNQLAHNMVPGMYEHAIPFKYLGDALRLRNHIVQMLEEASVCDDPEERERLLTFVVAGGGFSGVECIAEMDDFLKKAVRSFPRIAKNDLRMVLVQSADRILPEMKENLATYADKLLRKRGINIVLEHRLHEVSADRAIMMCKATKEEVIIPARTVVATVPTEPHQVILDTPLQRERGRIVVSDEMESPSHPNVWSLGDCAAVPSGEGYNSPPTAQYAVRQAVICAENILATMQDKPRKRFKFAGLGKLASLGARCAVAEVLGFTFSGFIAWVMWRAIYVGKMPGLDRKIRVFMDWLKDFFLPRDITQLNVHNEQRVRREHLAAGQTLFHQGDFGDRLYFVAKGKLEIEVDGRVINTTGEGDVIGEMALLSHSARSATVRAVEPTDLVSLPRDAFDSIIQFVPGAAEAMAGIHKKRMQQNAEEEASADNPVQG from the coding sequence ATGGAAAAGAAACGGATTGTCATTCTCGGTGGTGGCTTCGGCGGCGTTTATACGGCGAGCGAACTCCTGCGGCGACTGAAACGCTTTCATAAAGCGAACCTGGATGTTGAAGTGATTCTCGTCAGCGAAGAGAACTACATCACCTTCCAGCCGCTGCTTCCCGAAGTGGTCTCAGGAGCGATAGAGCAGTTGCACGTCATCAGCCCCATTCGCCGCACGGCGCCAGGGGTTGTGCTGTACACGCGCCAGGTCGAGAAGATCGACGTCGTCAACAAAACCGTCCAGCTTGCGCCAGGGCGTGTGCCTCGTTCTGAAACGCTTCACTACGACCACTTGGTTGTTGCGCTAGGAAATCAGCTGGCCCACAATATGGTGCCTGGCATGTACGAGCACGCGATCCCGTTTAAGTACCTGGGAGATGCGCTGCGTCTGCGAAATCATATCGTACAGATGCTGGAAGAAGCGAGCGTTTGCGACGACCCCGAAGAACGCGAGCGGCTGTTAACTTTCGTGGTCGCTGGCGGCGGCTTTTCTGGCGTCGAGTGCATCGCTGAAATGGACGACTTTCTCAAAAAGGCAGTTCGTTCGTTTCCTCGAATCGCGAAGAACGACTTACGCATGGTTTTGGTCCAAAGTGCCGATCGTATCTTGCCAGAGATGAAGGAAAACCTGGCGACCTACGCAGACAAGCTGCTACGTAAACGAGGCATCAATATCGTGCTCGAGCATCGGCTGCACGAAGTCTCGGCCGATCGCGCCATCATGATGTGTAAGGCGACCAAGGAAGAGGTCATCATTCCCGCGCGAACCGTCGTGGCCACCGTACCCACCGAGCCGCATCAGGTGATTCTCGATACGCCGCTACAGCGCGAGCGAGGGCGTATTGTCGTAAGCGACGAAATGGAGTCGCCCAGTCACCCCAACGTCTGGAGTTTGGGGGACTGCGCAGCCGTTCCCAGCGGCGAAGGTTACAACAGTCCGCCAACGGCGCAGTATGCCGTGCGTCAGGCAGTGATCTGTGCCGAGAACATCCTGGCTACCATGCAGGATAAACCACGCAAACGATTCAAGTTCGCCGGGCTCGGCAAATTGGCTTCGCTCGGTGCACGCTGTGCGGTAGCGGAAGTACTTGGCTTCACGTTCTCTGGCTTCATTGCCTGGGTCATGTGGCGTGCAATTTACGTTGGCAAGATGCCCGGTTTGGATCGCAAAATCCGCGTGTTTATGGACTGGCTGAAAGACTTCTTCCTTCCCCGCGACATCACTCAGCTGAACGTCCATAACGAACAACGGGTTCGCCGCGAGCACTTGGCCGCCGGGCAAACGCTCTTTCACCAAGGTGACTTTGGCGACCGGCTATACTTCGTCGCCAAAGGCAAGCTCGAGATCGAAGTCGACGGCCGCGTGATTAACACAACTGGCGAAGGAGACGTCATCGGCGAGATGGCGCTGCTTTCCCATAGTGCTCGCAGCGCGACCGTTCGGGCCGTCGAGCCGACCGACCTGGTCAGCCTGCCGCGTGATGCATTCGACTCCATCATCCAGTTCGTCCCTGGTGCTGCCGAAGCGATGGCCGGCATCCATAAGAAACGCATGCAGCAAAATGCGGAGGAAGAAGCCTCGGCGGATAACCCTGTGCAGGGTTAG
- a CDS encoding MBL fold metallo-hydrolase, with the protein MKIRLLMPSVEPKSRLQFTVSVLIDEHIAIDTGGLPYLGDIDSQRAVDHVLLTHSHIDHIGGLPLFLDNIYAPTPECPTVYTGEATWNCLESHLFNDKVWPDLERIAGDEFPFYRKQILDPHRPITIADYRVTPIPLEHIVPTLGYVFETETGGALFAWDTAPFLEFEKIVQSIPNLKIIFLDASFPNQMQWLAEKSLHTTPGQFQRQIEHIAPDVRIVAVHLKPGFHDQVCEELKALGLSNVEVACRETVYEI; encoded by the coding sequence ATGAAGATTCGTCTGCTTATGCCGTCCGTCGAGCCCAAAAGCCGACTACAGTTCACGGTCTCGGTCTTGATAGACGAGCATATCGCTATCGACACCGGAGGGCTCCCTTACTTGGGCGATATCGACTCTCAACGTGCGGTCGATCACGTGCTGCTCACTCATTCGCACATCGACCACATCGGCGGACTGCCCCTTTTTCTTGACAATATCTACGCGCCGACTCCTGAGTGTCCCACCGTCTACACGGGGGAAGCGACTTGGAACTGTCTGGAAAGTCACCTCTTCAACGACAAGGTCTGGCCTGATCTCGAGCGAATTGCCGGAGACGAATTTCCTTTCTATCGCAAGCAAATCCTCGACCCGCATCGACCGATTACCATTGCCGACTACCGGGTCACCCCAATTCCGCTCGAGCACATCGTACCCACGCTGGGGTATGTCTTTGAAACGGAGACAGGCGGCGCCCTGTTTGCCTGGGATACGGCTCCATTTCTGGAATTTGAAAAGATCGTTCAGTCGATCCCCAACTTGAAGATCATTTTCTTGGACGCCAGCTTCCCCAACCAAATGCAGTGGCTGGCCGAGAAGAGTCTTCACACAACGCCGGGGCAGTTCCAACGACAGATCGAACATATAGCACCCGATGTGCGCATCGTCGCAGTGCACCTAAAGCCAGGCTTCCACGATCAGGTGTGCGAAGAACTGAAAGCACTAGGTTTGTCGAACGTGGAAGTTGCCTGCCGCGAGACGGTGTACGAGATCTAA
- a CDS encoding dihydrodipicolinate synthase family protein, whose product MNDLAQKILSDPIENYPAATVACFDPTCGDLPRRKLDEQRLISYLEKLSAAGAEAVLLAASTGHGHLRTVEELERWFEVAAQANAPSLVRMALLRPEDGEEANRKLIALLREHAYPVIFIRPGTNLPAHATDAQIVENMRPLVEMIAEAGMAVGVYSIPDVSGVSLPATATEKLLDLPGGDKIVAAKITEADYLKSTREYLLSPRLAKLKIVQGWDPHLAQALSEGPRSNIENKQRVGVTSGPMSFAVYQYLYMLDAAKQHDWDELSLSQKAVTALFEAMQDDPAKFADLQRAKFIMGLGLPLTSSLETEKIEKVLDALEDLPRKSDQKRLAKSLDLMGDGPYHDRLAKLYQ is encoded by the coding sequence ATGAACGATCTTGCCCAGAAGATTCTTAGCGATCCGATCGAGAACTACCCGGCCGCGACGGTTGCCTGCTTCGACCCGACCTGTGGCGATCTTCCGCGGCGCAAGCTGGACGAGCAGCGGTTGATTAGCTATCTCGAAAAGCTGTCTGCTGCCGGCGCCGAAGCTGTGTTGCTGGCCGCTTCCACCGGGCATGGACATTTGCGGACGGTCGAAGAGCTTGAGCGTTGGTTCGAGGTGGCGGCGCAAGCTAATGCACCTTCGCTGGTACGCATGGCCCTGCTCCGCCCTGAAGACGGTGAGGAAGCGAACCGTAAGTTGATCGCTTTGTTGCGAGAGCATGCCTACCCGGTGATTTTTATCCGTCCTGGCACCAACTTGCCGGCCCATGCCACCGATGCCCAGATCGTAGAGAACATGCGTCCCCTGGTCGAGATGATCGCCGAAGCGGGCATGGCCGTGGGCGTTTATTCCATTCCTGACGTCAGCGGTGTTTCCCTGCCGGCGACCGCCACCGAAAAGCTGCTCGATCTGCCGGGCGGCGACAAGATTGTTGCCGCCAAGATCACCGAAGCCGACTATTTGAAGAGTACCCGCGAGTACCTTCTCAGTCCGCGTTTGGCCAAGTTGAAGATCGTCCAAGGCTGGGACCCGCATCTCGCTCAGGCCCTCAGCGAAGGGCCTCGCTCGAACATCGAGAACAAGCAGCGCGTCGGGGTCACATCGGGTCCGATGTCATTCGCCGTTTATCAATACTTGTACATGCTGGATGCGGCCAAGCAGCACGACTGGGACGAACTGTCTCTATCGCAAAAGGCCGTTACCGCCCTCTTTGAAGCAATGCAAGACGACCCGGCCAAGTTCGCCGACCTGCAGCGAGCCAAGTTCATCATGGGCCTGGGCTTGCCGCTGACGTCCAGTTTGGAAACCGAGAAGATCGAAAAGGTCCTCGACGCGCTGGAAGACCTGCCCCGCAAGTCCGATCAAAAACGCCTGGCGAAAAGCCTGGACCTGATGGGCGATGGTCCCTACCACGACCGTTTGGCGAAGTTGTACCAATAG